In Pseudonocardia sp. DSM 110487, the sequence GCGCTGAACCGGTTCCTCGGCGCGGTCGGCATCGCCGACAACCCCGGCTGGCTCACCAGCACCTCGCTCGCGCTGATCGCGGTGATCGGCGTGAACATCTGGATCGGGATCCCGTTCAACACCACGATCCTCTACGGCGGGCTGCAGGACATCCCGCAGGATCTCTACGAGGCCGCAGCCCTGGACGGGGCCACCGGCTGGCGCGCGTTCCACAACGTCACGTGGCCGCTGCTGCGACCGGTGGTGAACGTGGTGCTGGTGCTCGGGGTCGTCTACACGATCAAGGTCCTGGACATCATCCTCGGGCTCACCCGCGGCGGACCCGCGAACTCGACGCAGACGATCGCCACGCAGGCGTATCACCTGTCGTTCCAGGAGTTCCAGTTCGGTCAGGGCGCGGCGATGGGCAACGTGCTGATCATCATCTCGCTGGCGTTCGCCCTCCTCTACCTGCGCGCCAACCGGCACGCGATGGACCGGTGAAGCACCCATGACGTTCGTTCGCAAGCACGGCTGGGGCAGCACCGCGATCGGCGTGCTGATCCTCGGGGTGATGCTGTTCCCGCTGTACTGGATGCTCAACGTCTCGTTGCAGCCCGCCAGCTCGGCGGTCGGGACGCCGTGGATCCCGCTCGACCTGTCCTTCGACGGCTACGCGACCGCGTTGCGCGAGCAGGGCCGCAACCTGGTCACCAGCCTGATCGTGGCCCTCGGCAGCGTCGTGTTCAGCCTGCTGGTCGCCACGCCGGCGGCGTACGCGCTGGCGCAGTTCAAGGTGCGTGGCGCGGGCGTGGTGCTGTTCGGGATCCTGATCAGCCAGATGATCCCCGGGATCGTCGTCGCCAACGCGCTCTACCGCGCCTACAGCGACCTCGGGCTGCTCAACTCGATCCCCGGGCTGATCCTCGCGGATTCCACGCACGGCATCCCGTTCGCGATCCTGATCATGCGCGCGTACCTGCTGTCGATCCCGAACGAGGTCATCGAGGCCGCCCGGGTGGACGGCGCGGGCCAGATCCGCGCGTTCGTCTCGATCGTCGTGCCGATGAGCCGCAACGCGCTGGTCACCGCGGCGCTCTTCACGTTCCTGTTCACGTGGAGCGACTTCCTCTTCGCGCTCACGCTGACCACCACCGAAGAGGTGCGGCCGGTGACGCTGGGCATCTACCAGTACATCGGCACGTACATCAACGACTGGAGCTCGGTGATGGCCACCGCCGTGCTCGCCTCCATCCCGGCCGTCGTGCTGCTGCTGGTGGCCCAGCGCTTCGTCGCCGCAGGCGTCGCCAGCGGTGCCGTGAAATAAAGCAGCGAAATGACCGAAAGGACGCAATCTGTGACTCCCGTCCGCGTGACCGTCTGGGGCGAGAACCGCCACGAGAAGATCGAGGAGCACGTTCGCAAGATCTACCCGGACGGCATGCACGAGACGATCGCCGACGGCATCCGCGAGAACCTCGGCGACGGCAGCGTCGTGCGGACCGTCACCCTCGACGACCCGGAGCACGGCCTCACCGAGGAGGCCCTGCAGGACACCGACGTGCTCGTCTGGTGGGGCCACGCTGCGCACGGCGAGGTGGCCGACGAGGTCGTCGAGCGCGTGCACCACCACGTGTTGGCCGGCATGGGGCTCGTGGTGCTGCACTCCGGGCACTGGTCGAAGATCTTCATGAAGCTCATGGGCACCAGCTGCACCCTGCGCTGGCGCAGCGAGCACGACCGCGAGCTGATCTGGACCGTCGACCCCACCCACCCGATCGCCGAGGGGGTCCCGCATCCCCTCGAGATCGAGGAGGACGAGATGTACGGGGAGTTCTTCGACATCCCGGCCCCCGACGAGCTCATCTTCATCAGCACGTTCTCCGGCGGGGAGGCGTTCCGCAGCGGCTGCACATTCCGCCGCGGCTACGGCAAGATCTTCTACTTCCGCCCAGGCGACCAGGACTACCCGACCTACCACCACAAGGACGTCCGGCGCGTGATCGCCAACGGCGTCAAGTGGGCGCGGACCGACAGGCCCGAGCGCGCCGAGCCGGTGCTGCTGCGCTACGAGACCGGCGAGTTCTTCCAGGGCGCCGGCTACACGGGGCCGATCGGATGACCCTCGCCGATCCGCTGCGTGTCGTACTGGTCGGCGCCGGCCTCATGGGGCGGGCGTGGCGCGACATCATCGAGGCCGCCCCTGACGTCGAACTGGCCGGGATCGCCGACATCGACCCCGCCACGGCCGAGGTCACCGCGGCCGCGCTGGGCCGTCCGGTGGCCACCGGCACCGACGGCGTGGCGCTGGCCGCGGCAACCGGCGCCCGGGCCATCGTGAACGCGACCGTGCCGGAGGCCCACCACCCGGTGACGACCGCGGCACTGTTCGCCGGGCTCGACGTGCTGGGTGAGAA encodes:
- a CDS encoding carbohydrate ABC transporter permease, producing MTFVRKHGWGSTAIGVLILGVMLFPLYWMLNVSLQPASSAVGTPWIPLDLSFDGYATALREQGRNLVTSLIVALGSVVFSLLVATPAAYALAQFKVRGAGVVLFGILISQMIPGIVVANALYRAYSDLGLLNSIPGLILADSTHGIPFAILIMRAYLLSIPNEVIEAARVDGAGQIRAFVSIVVPMSRNALVTAALFTFLFTWSDFLFALTLTTTEEVRPVTLGIYQYIGTYINDWSSVMATAVLASIPAVVLLLVAQRFVAAGVASGAVK
- a CDS encoding ThuA domain-containing protein, which codes for MTPVRVTVWGENRHEKIEEHVRKIYPDGMHETIADGIRENLGDGSVVRTVTLDDPEHGLTEEALQDTDVLVWWGHAAHGEVADEVVERVHHHVLAGMGLVVLHSGHWSKIFMKLMGTSCTLRWRSEHDRELIWTVDPTHPIAEGVPHPLEIEEDEMYGEFFDIPAPDELIFISTFSGGEAFRSGCTFRRGYGKIFYFRPGDQDYPTYHHKDVRRVIANGVKWARTDRPERAEPVLLRYETGEFFQGAGYTGPIG